The region TTTTGTCGCAACCGAACGACCCAAAACAATATCTGATTAAAAATCAACTTGGTCAAAATTCTCTGAATGAAATTAATCAGTTAAATTTAAACGATTAATAATAAAACCAACTTCACCGCATGAAACCAATATGAATAAATTCCAGAAAAACCCAAATGAATTAAACTTCGTCATCTCAAACCGTGTTGCTTAAACATGATGTAACCTTCAGTTCCAATCCAATATTTCCAGATTAAATCGCGCTTGATGATAGAATCGATGATAGTCTTGAACGAATTAAAACAGGAAGGAAGCAGAGAAAACCGATTAACAGTGAAAACAGAAATATATTCCGCATTAAAATTCAATTTGCATCTCTGATAAAATACCAAACCATAAACCAATTCAGCCCATAAACCTCAATCAAACAGCAATCAAAACCCGAATCTGAATCAGAATTTCTACTGCTTTGGCTTCAAAAATAACTGGCAGATAGCAGAAGAACAGAAAAATAAACTGATTAAAACAGAAATTCCGCCGCATGGAATCTTGTCCCGATTTGAACCGAACCAGCTTAATGTCTCAAACATACTCCAACCCAAGTGACAAAATAAATGTCTCGGAACTCAATTGACGACAGAGTCTCAGCCCGTTGAATTAATTACCGTATCTCAAAAATCCTGATGCCAAAAGTTACCGTGCATCTCTGTTTATCCtcaaagaaaatgaaaataaaataaaaaactcGGAAGCGAAGGCCCTAATTATTCAATAAATCCCTGATGATAACTTAGCTTCGAGGACTATCAGTAAACAACGTgaaaatgaccattttgccctttAACAACTAAAGTGTACCAGATGCGGTTTCTGCAAAACGAAACAAAACTACACAACCCGTTAATAGTTAGCTGATGCGAAAATGAGATGACATGCGACATGAATCGACTAATCTGAGGGTAAAATTTGGGGTATTACAGAGATCATGTGTTTTTGCGagttactccgataacaggtgttggtcgagctttgaaaTCTTGAAAGTTCATGCCGCATTTCATTAGTCCTTATCAAATAATGAAGCGAGCAGGAGAGGTAGCCTACCAAGTTGTTTTACCGCCATTTCTTTCGAATCTTCATGAATGCACAAAATATATTGAAGTTAATTGTCATTCAATTCGTGATGCCTATGATGATCAACTAATATCACTTCCTCATGTTAGTACTCAATTTCATATTGCAAATATTTTTAAGAAGGTGGTTGCTCGTCCATGTCATTAGTTTCTTGTTAAAAAGTTAATGCTTCTTGATGCCTATGATGATCAACTAATATCCCTTTCTCATGTTATCATTCAATTTCAAATTACAAATATTTTTAAGAAGGTGGTTGTTTGTCCATATCATTAGTTTCTTATTAAAAAATTGATGCTCCTTAATCATCAGCATCGATTTGAGAGAATATTATATGAATTCTCTTAACTATATATATTTTTCATTCTAGAAAAGACTAAAAAACTAAATAGAGAATATTTGTAATTATACTCCTATGATTATAAATAGAATGAGTACAATGACTAATCACATCATACCCAAAATTTTGAAACTATGAtaagattttattttattttttgtctAAAAGAGACTCgctcatatttaactctttctaATTTAATTGACATCTTAATTAACAAAATAAATATCAGCTCACTTTTGTCTAAcaatgttatttatttatttttaactatttaaatcttaaattatttttaagtataaacataaaataataaaataaaatcttCTTAAGAAGACAAATAAAAGCCTAGCTGTCCCCTATATAAATAACAAGCTGCTTATATTTCAAAGCCAAAACAATCATTCTTGTTTAGATGCATAATGGAGCCTCACTTTAATCTCTTCCTTCCATTAATGTTGCTAATTGTTACTCcttttcttttactttttctCCATGTCAAAGCTGAAACCTCCTCCACCTACATAGTCCACATGAACAAATCCCTCATGCCACAAGTCTTCACAAGCCATCATAATTGGTATGAATCCACTCTTGATTCCACAAAATCATCAAAAAGTTTAGTATACACTTACAATCATGCCATGCATGGATTCAGTGCAGTACTATCAGAAAAAGAGTTAAACAACCTCAAAAAATCTCATGGTTTTGTCACAGCTTACCCTGACAGAACAGCAACGATAGACACAACACACACCTTTGAGTTTCTTTCATTAGACCCTTCAAAAGGGTTATGGAATGCATCAAATTTAGGTGAAAATGTTATTGTTGGTCTTATTGACACTGGTATTTGGCCTGAAAGTGAAAGCTTTCAAGACAACGGCATGTCGAAAAACATCCCAACAAAATGGAAAGGAAAATGTGAAATAGGACAAGATTTCAACACTTCAATGTGCAATTTGAAGCTAATTGGAGCAAGATATTTCAACAAAGGTGTAATTGCATCAAAACCAAATGTCAAAATCAGTATGAACTCACCTAGAGACACACAAGGACATGGAAGTCATACATCATCGACTGTCGCCGGAAACTATGTCAACGATGCATCATTCTTTGGCTATGCAAAAGGTGTAGCTAGAGGCATTGCACCAAAAGCTAGAATTGCAATGTATAAAGTCCTTTGGGACGAAGGACGACAAGCCTCCGATGTTCTCGCGGGAATGGACCAAGCAATTGCTGATAATGTTGATGTTATTTCAATCTCTTTAGGTTTTGATAATGTTTCACTCTATGAAGATCCCGTGGCAATAGCTTCATTTGCAGCCATGGAGAAAAATGTAGTTGTTTCATCTTCGGCTGGAAATGAAGGTCCACATCTTGGTACTCTACACAATGGAATCCCTTGGGTTCTAACCGTGGCCGCAGGCACAATCGACCGAACTTTCGGTAGTTTGAAACTCGGAAACGGCGAAACCATTGTTGGTTGGACTTTGTTTCCTGCTACTAATGCTATAGTTGAGAATCttcaacttgtttacaacaaAACTCTATCATCATGCAATTCAATTAGTCTCTTAAGTGAAGCTTCAACAAGAGGAATCATTGTTTGTGAAGCACTTGAATCAGTTTCAGTGATTACCCAAATCAATGCTATTACTTCAGCAAGTGTAGTTGGTGCTGTTTTCATCTCAGAAGATCCAATACTTCTAGAAACAGGAAGAGTTTTTTC is a window of Lathyrus oleraceus cultivar Zhongwan6 chromosome 6, CAAS_Psat_ZW6_1.0, whole genome shotgun sequence DNA encoding:
- the LOC127098002 gene encoding subtilisin-like protease SBT3; protein product: MEPHFNLFLPLMLLIVTPFLLLFLHVKAETSSTYIVHMNKSLMPQVFTSHHNWYESTLDSTKSSKSLVYTYNHAMHGFSAVLSEKELNNLKKSHGFVTAYPDRTATIDTTHTFEFLSLDPSKGLWNASNLGENVIVGLIDTGIWPESESFQDNGMSKNIPTKWKGKCEIGQDFNTSMCNLKLIGARYFNKGVIASKPNVKISMNSPRDTQGHGSHTSSTVAGNYVNDASFFGYAKGVARGIAPKARIAMYKVLWDEGRQASDVLAGMDQAIADNVDVISISLGFDNVSLYEDPVAIASFAAMEKNVVVSSSAGNEGPHLGTLHNGIPWVLTVAAGTIDRTFGSLKLGNGETIVGWTLFPATNAIVENLQLVYNKTLSSCNSISLLSEASTRGIIVCEALESVSVITQINAITSASVVGAVFISEDPILLETGRVFSPSIVINPKDKKALIHYIKSVEFPIASINFQQTFVGIKPAPAAAYYTSRGPSKSYPRVSKPDVMAPGSNVLAAYVPNLSSARIGTNVFLPSNYNLLSGTSMACPHASGVAALLKAAKPDWSSAAIRSAIVTTANPLDNTQNPISDNGNPSQYASPLAMGAGEIDPNKALDPGLIYDATPQDYVNLLCDFGYTHNQILTITRSKKYNCDNPSSDLNYPSFIALYGNKRRTMVQKFLRTVTNVGDGAASYNVSVRKPKGCDVNVLPEKMEFGYKNEKKSYSVVVKCKRKNKKEKNVTFGDIVWVEEGGFGRNVRSPIVVAPSDFV